One window of the Desulfitobacterium chlororespirans DSM 11544 genome contains the following:
- a CDS encoding MFS transporter — protein sequence MLHKLKILQWPMYVICVLCYMLTLFHRITPAIMGPDLMADLSLGAVAFGFMGMAFTWIYAFAQAPVGTMLDSLGARRGLTAILIIAAIGSLVFSLAENFTVLIIGRILLAVAVSGFLIGGAKIISAWFTTRQYPMLWGIFMGLGSLGSVLGTAPLRTLMSFTGWRTALFGIAVFSLILAVVTYILLRDQPAERGLLTPDELHGETAVVAAISEESGQEKVPFTAVLKMPVLWLIGLLSLGVNSSSQTFGSMWEGIYLTDALTLSKEISGDILSWYAWGLFAGCILSGAVVRKIGSKKTMVLGCILFLFNWLWIALQPATISITELSFFNFLMGSLQMLVISTTFIYIREVMPTSRLGTAMGIVNSFAWIFGAGLFQQIWGIIINAVSDGIKPYPVYAFQVTLWLQVIMICLGVICSIVLYRKDFGGKE from the coding sequence ATGCTTCACAAATTGAAAATTTTACAATGGCCCATGTATGTCATTTGCGTTTTATGCTATATGCTTACCTTGTTCCATCGGATTACGCCGGCTATTATGGGACCCGATTTAATGGCAGACCTATCCTTGGGTGCGGTTGCCTTCGGCTTCATGGGTATGGCCTTTACCTGGATCTATGCCTTTGCGCAAGCGCCGGTAGGCACTATGCTGGATAGTTTAGGCGCCCGCCGGGGACTGACGGCAATTCTTATCATAGCGGCCATTGGCTCACTGGTCTTCAGCCTTGCTGAAAATTTTACAGTATTAATTATCGGTAGAATCCTTCTGGCCGTGGCCGTATCTGGTTTTTTGATCGGTGGGGCAAAAATAATCTCTGCTTGGTTTACGACCCGCCAATATCCAATGCTTTGGGGAATATTTATGGGACTGGGTTCTTTGGGCAGCGTCCTGGGCACAGCGCCGCTACGCACATTAATGAGTTTTACGGGCTGGAGAACAGCTTTATTCGGCATAGCAGTTTTTTCCTTGATATTGGCAGTGGTAACGTATATCTTATTGAGAGATCAGCCGGCGGAAAGAGGGTTGCTTACACCGGATGAACTCCATGGGGAAACTGCAGTGGTTGCCGCCATAAGTGAAGAATCCGGGCAAGAAAAGGTTCCCTTTACTGCCGTACTCAAAATGCCTGTCTTATGGTTAATCGGTTTACTATCTCTCGGTGTGAACTCCAGTTCCCAGACTTTCGGCTCCATGTGGGAAGGCATCTATCTGACCGACGCCCTGACATTATCCAAGGAGATCAGTGGGGATATTCTGTCCTGGTATGCATGGGGGCTCTTTGCAGGATGTATCCTAAGCGGTGCAGTGGTCAGAAAGATTGGCTCCAAGAAAACCATGGTATTGGGTTGTATTTTGTTTTTGTTTAACTGGCTATGGATTGCTTTGCAACCGGCAACCATAAGCATTACAGAGTTAAGCTTTTTTAATTTCTTAATGGGGTCATTGCAGATGCTGGTTATCTCCACCACATTTATTTATATTCGTGAAGTCATGCCCACATCCCGTTTAGGGACTGCGATGGGAATCGTGAACAGCTTTGCCTGGATTTTTGGAGCAGGACTTTTTCAACAGATTTGGGGAATTATCATCAATGCCGTTTCTGATGGGATAAAACCATATCCCGTATATGCATTTCAAGTAACCCTTTGGCTTCAGGTGATCATGATCTGTTTAGGCGTCATTTGTTCCATTGTTCTTTACCGGAAAGATTTTGGAGGAAAAGAATAA
- the rimI gene encoding ribosomal protein S18-alanine N-acetyltransferase has protein sequence MKYCAMMKTAQILTIALGENGKLLGETQISLHQAPSVDFKMLLAGLLHGLGSQLTDMDFAGIVKAAYSSEVGESEVCEKLHLLAAELKIPLISVLSLDMLGWAAQDCEKGLAVIQNPAQSLWFKVSYQWDSCRQIPVCLEEPHILTTEELRKEVELEDNRILVSGDSLPAAEYLKNKERSLPEYYQWHYGLYSVQAVWHQWLESGPDEEFFRLYKMQEKNKVRKLAAHGPLIIKLMCEEDLKDVMKIELRSFPSPWSPLAFVTELRHNEDAYYFCLYSYDILLGYLGVWLIFDEGYITRLAIHPDFRAKGHGSYLIRQVLEWMKPRGVIRLNLEIRTSNTIACSFYKKIGFLPGDTKQNYYTDPPEDAMVMTLELNCP, from the coding sequence ATGAAATATTGCGCAATGATGAAGACCGCTCAAATACTGACGATTGCCTTGGGCGAGAATGGAAAACTGTTGGGAGAAACACAAATTTCTCTTCACCAGGCTCCCTCGGTGGACTTTAAAATGCTCTTGGCAGGATTGCTGCATGGATTGGGTTCACAGCTGACGGATATGGACTTTGCAGGTATTGTGAAAGCCGCTTATTCATCAGAAGTAGGGGAATCAGAAGTGTGTGAAAAGCTGCATCTTCTGGCCGCTGAATTGAAAATCCCTTTGATCAGTGTTTTGTCTTTGGATATGTTAGGGTGGGCGGCTCAGGATTGTGAAAAGGGGCTGGCGGTCATCCAAAATCCAGCTCAATCTCTGTGGTTTAAAGTCAGCTATCAATGGGATTCCTGCCGGCAAATTCCGGTGTGTTTGGAGGAGCCCCATATTCTGACCACTGAAGAGTTAAGGAAAGAAGTGGAGTTGGAAGACAACCGAATTTTGGTTAGTGGGGATTCCCTGCCTGCTGCAGAGTATTTAAAAAATAAGGAGAGGAGTCTTCCGGAGTATTATCAATGGCATTACGGACTATACAGCGTTCAAGCAGTTTGGCATCAATGGCTGGAGTCAGGTCCCGATGAAGAATTTTTTCGACTATATAAAATGCAGGAAAAAAACAAGGTAAGAAAATTAGCTGCCCATGGTCCTTTAATCATTAAATTGATGTGTGAAGAGGATCTCAAAGATGTGATGAAAATCGAACTAAGATCCTTTCCCTCGCCATGGTCGCCCTTAGCCTTTGTCACAGAACTTAGGCATAACGAAGATGCTTACTACTTTTGCCTGTATTCCTATGACATACTTCTGGGTTATCTGGGTGTATGGCTGATTTTTGATGAAGGATATATAACAAGATTAGCCATACATCCTGACTTCCGGGCCAAAGGGCATGGCTCATATCTTATCAGGCAAGTGCTGGAGTGGATGAAACCCCGTGGGGTGATACGCTTAAATTTGGAAATCCGCACCTCAAATACAATTGCCTGCAGCTTCTATAAGAAGATAGGGTTCTTGCCTGGAGATACCAAGCAAAATTATTACACCGATCCGCCTGAAGATGCTATGGTAATGACTTTGGAGCTTAATTGTCCGTAG
- a CDS encoding L-lactate permease, giving the protein MGMGFLSIMTLLPIIVIFLLIAWRNTPVHIASLIGWALCVMIAIAFFSTSLAVSIRASLAGVVQSFPVTIVCAATLLQICFMEETGALRRICTFLKTVAITNKASQIMIINLGAGTTLVSAGATPVAVLPPVLKGLGYSNFMAIALPALGFDALCTYSMLGAPLVAFSDITGVSLIEASQIFALYLPIISTLIAFAMLYLVGGTELMGAGFFPALAGGLIAGLTAVAIAYVPALHPGIVLTGVIAGVLVILVECLYLKVKGYKILDRSVLNDEDLQVEKERSLWAAFSPWLLTISLLFFVNFYQPVHDFLTLRLGMPVQIIPGQKIYLRVFWNAYFWVLVGTIVSAIWLKPTGTQIKRSLIKFGRRAPKPLISLTVFFALGLLMNNTGLQPVGEVWQVTDAMHNMVSVLALESARIFDWVYPLIVAPLGLFGGFVTSSEAAALGMFAKYNFIAAKELFLNPLVVAAATGIGAGLASVISPGKLQNAAAVIDAVGEEQAVIRKVFPICLGMIIVASLLCFVFSKFI; this is encoded by the coding sequence ATGGGCATGGGTTTTCTAAGTATCATGACCTTACTTCCCATCATCGTCATTTTTCTTCTGATTGCCTGGAGAAATACGCCTGTTCATATTGCTTCACTGATCGGCTGGGCTCTGTGCGTTATGATTGCTATTGCCTTCTTCTCAACTTCTCTGGCGGTCAGTATCAGGGCCAGCCTGGCAGGCGTCGTCCAATCATTTCCGGTCACGATCGTGTGTGCCGCTACTTTACTGCAAATTTGCTTTATGGAGGAGACTGGTGCGCTAAGGAGAATTTGTACTTTCTTAAAGACGGTAGCGATTACCAATAAGGCTTCACAAATCATGATCATCAATCTTGGCGCCGGAACCACCTTGGTTTCTGCCGGTGCAACACCGGTGGCGGTTTTACCTCCCGTATTAAAAGGCTTAGGGTATTCCAACTTTATGGCCATTGCTCTCCCGGCCCTTGGTTTTGATGCCCTTTGCACTTACTCCATGCTTGGTGCCCCGCTTGTCGCTTTTTCCGATATAACAGGAGTCTCCCTGATTGAAGCGTCGCAAATATTTGCTCTCTATCTGCCGATTATCTCCACCTTAATCGCCTTTGCCATGCTGTATTTGGTGGGGGGAACTGAGCTGATGGGGGCAGGATTCTTCCCGGCGCTGGCAGGCGGTTTGATCGCCGGTTTAACAGCGGTCGCCATAGCATATGTTCCTGCCCTTCATCCAGGCATCGTCTTAACCGGGGTGATTGCCGGAGTCCTGGTGATCCTGGTTGAATGCCTGTATCTCAAGGTAAAGGGCTATAAAATTCTTGATCGCAGTGTTCTTAACGATGAGGATTTACAGGTCGAGAAAGAAAGAAGTTTATGGGCTGCCTTTTCGCCTTGGCTCCTGACGATTAGCCTTTTATTTTTTGTTAATTTCTATCAGCCTGTTCATGATTTCTTAACCCTCCGCTTAGGAATGCCGGTTCAGATCATTCCAGGTCAGAAGATTTACCTCCGGGTATTTTGGAACGCTTATTTTTGGGTTTTGGTCGGCACAATCGTTTCCGCCATCTGGTTGAAGCCGACAGGCACCCAAATTAAGCGAAGCCTGATCAAGTTTGGCAGGAGAGCACCTAAACCTCTGATCTCCCTGACTGTTTTCTTTGCCCTTGGCTTATTGATGAACAACACCGGGTTACAGCCTGTTGGAGAGGTTTGGCAGGTTACGGATGCCATGCATAATATGGTTTCTGTTCTGGCCCTCGAGTCGGCAAGGATCTTCGACTGGGTTTATCCATTAATTGTCGCACCCCTTGGTCTTTTTGGCGGGTTTGTTACCTCCAGCGAAGCTGCTGCCCTGGGGATGTTTGCCAAATACAACTTTATTGCTGCTAAGGAACTCTTCCTGAATCCTTTAGTGGTGGCAGCCGCCACTGGGATCGGAGCTGGGCTGGCCAGCGTAATTTCTCCCGGAAAACTTCAAAATGCCGCTGCCGTCATTGATGCAGTAGGGGAAGAGCAAGCCGTGATCAGAAAGGTTTTCCCAATCTGTCTAGGCATGATCATTGTTGCCTCCCTATTGTGTTTTGTGTTCAGTAAATTTATATAG
- a CDS encoding 3-deoxy-7-phosphoheptulonate synthase: MSMNFIKKLPPAEEIIAHLPLSKEVAELRDKRVDEMKKILTNEDQRFLLIVGPCSADHEDPVCEYIERLAKVQEKVKDTLLIVPRIYTNKPRTTGEGYKGMVHQPDPEKAPDMCEGIKAIRRLHIRAISEFGMPAADEMLYPENYSYLADVLGYVAIGARSVENQQHRLTVSGIELPVGMKNPTSGDMTVMFNSLIAAHSNHSFIYNGWEVETTGNPYAHAVLRGAVNANGENIPNYHFEDLIRTAREYERLELVNPAIIVDVNHANSMKCFYEQPRISGEVLYSRRYDSLLKKMIKGLMIESYLEEGRQGIGENIYGKSITDACLGWESTEKLIYSIAENV, from the coding sequence ATGAGTATGAATTTTATCAAGAAATTACCGCCGGCGGAAGAAATTATTGCCCATTTGCCTTTAAGCAAAGAAGTGGCTGAGCTCCGGGACAAACGGGTGGACGAGATGAAGAAGATCCTGACCAATGAAGATCAACGGTTCTTATTGATTGTCGGTCCTTGCTCCGCCGATCATGAAGATCCCGTTTGTGAGTATATTGAACGATTGGCCAAAGTCCAGGAAAAGGTCAAGGATACCCTCCTCATCGTGCCCCGGATCTATACCAACAAACCCCGGACCACAGGGGAAGGGTATAAAGGGATGGTTCATCAGCCGGACCCGGAAAAGGCCCCGGATATGTGCGAGGGGATTAAAGCCATTCGCCGCCTGCATATCCGCGCCATATCGGAATTTGGGATGCCGGCTGCTGACGAGATGCTCTATCCCGAGAACTACAGCTATCTTGCCGATGTCCTGGGCTATGTGGCCATCGGTGCCCGTTCCGTGGAAAACCAGCAGCATCGTCTCACCGTCAGCGGTATTGAACTTCCGGTGGGCATGAAAAACCCCACCAGCGGCGATATGACCGTGATGTTTAATTCATTGATTGCAGCACACAGCAATCATTCTTTCATCTACAATGGCTGGGAAGTTGAAACCACTGGGAACCCTTATGCTCACGCCGTGTTAAGAGGGGCTGTGAATGCCAATGGTGAAAATATCCCCAATTATCATTTTGAAGACCTGATTCGGACCGCTCGGGAATATGAAAGACTGGAATTGGTTAATCCGGCCATTATCGTGGATGTGAATCATGCCAACTCCATGAAGTGCTTTTATGAGCAGCCCCGTATTTCCGGCGAGGTGCTGTACAGCCGTAGGTATGATTCCCTGCTGAAGAAGATGATCAAAGGGCTGATGATCGAGAGCTATCTGGAGGAAGGAAGGCAGGGCATCGGGGAAAACATCTATGGAAAATCCATTACGGATGCTTGCTTAGGCTGGGAGAGCACGGAGAAGTTGATTTACTCTATAGCTGAAAATGTCTAA
- a CDS encoding 4Fe-4S dicluster domain-containing protein: MSKDNAQYGILIDYEYCTNCHTCEVACKKELGLPVGQFGIKVLEDGPRENVYGKWSWTYLPLPTELCNLCEDRVKEGRLPTCVHHCQSGIMYYGTLEELSKKLVEKPNMVLFSR, from the coding sequence ATGTCAAAAGATAATGCTCAATACGGGATTCTCATCGATTATGAATATTGTACCAATTGTCATACCTGTGAGGTAGCCTGCAAAAAGGAATTAGGGTTACCTGTAGGACAATTTGGCATCAAAGTATTGGAAGACGGACCCCGGGAAAATGTTTACGGCAAATGGTCCTGGACCTATTTGCCTCTACCCACAGAGTTATGCAATCTCTGTGAAGATAGGGTGAAGGAAGGCAGGTTGCCGACTTGTGTCCATCATTGCCAGTCAGGAATCATGTACTACGGGACCCTTGAAGAACTATCCAAAAAGCTGGTTGAAAAACCAAACATGGTTTTATTTTCAAGGTAA
- the thiC gene encoding phosphomethylpyrimidine synthase ThiC, which produces MTQLQEARKGIITPEMVQAAEFEGITGEELRQKIAIGEAVLPCNINHQGLRPMAVGKGLSTKVNANIGTSDAYPELAPELSKLEIAVAAGVHSIMDLSTGGDIDEIRSRIIQDSPVMVGTVPLYQVMVDTHKAGRGLVEMTDDEIFAGIEKHCRDGADFITVHCGVTLEVIQELREQGRVMDIVSRGGSFITAWMLHHQRQNPLFEQYDRLLNIALHYDVTLSLGDGLRPGCLADATDGPQIKELITLGSLVKRAQEAGVQVMVEGPGHVPLHQIETNMQLAKTLCHNAPFYVLGPLVTDVAPGYDHITSAIGGAIAASSGADFLCYVTPAEHLGLPTEEDVKEGVIAARIAAHAADLVKGIKGAWEWDLEMAKARKALDWPKQIELSIDPEKAGRMRKAKNEDSQERCTMCGKFCAYQLISDYMGTPFKGC; this is translated from the coding sequence TTGACTCAACTGCAAGAAGCAAGAAAAGGAATCATTACTCCAGAAATGGTCCAAGCAGCTGAATTCGAGGGAATTACCGGGGAGGAACTGAGGCAGAAAATCGCCATAGGGGAAGCGGTTTTACCCTGCAACATCAACCATCAGGGACTTCGTCCCATGGCAGTCGGCAAGGGTCTGTCTACGAAAGTGAACGCCAACATCGGAACCTCCGATGCCTATCCGGAGCTAGCCCCTGAGCTGAGCAAACTGGAGATTGCTGTGGCGGCCGGTGTCCATTCCATCATGGATTTAAGTACAGGCGGAGATATTGATGAGATCAGAAGCAGGATTATCCAGGATAGTCCGGTCATGGTGGGAACGGTGCCTTTATACCAGGTCATGGTGGATACTCACAAGGCCGGCCGGGGCTTAGTGGAAATGACGGATGATGAAATATTTGCCGGGATCGAAAAACACTGCCGGGACGGAGCTGATTTTATCACGGTTCACTGTGGCGTAACCTTAGAGGTCATTCAGGAACTCCGGGAACAGGGACGGGTGATGGATATCGTCTCCCGGGGAGGGTCCTTTATTACCGCCTGGATGCTGCATCATCAGCGACAAAACCCCCTTTTCGAGCAGTACGACCGCCTGTTAAACATCGCTTTGCACTATGATGTTACTCTGAGTCTGGGAGATGGCCTCCGGCCAGGTTGCTTAGCCGATGCCACAGACGGCCCCCAAATTAAAGAACTGATCACTCTGGGAAGCTTGGTCAAACGGGCTCAGGAAGCAGGGGTGCAGGTTATGGTCGAAGGCCCCGGACATGTTCCTCTCCATCAGATTGAAACGAATATGCAGTTGGCAAAAACCCTCTGTCATAATGCTCCTTTCTATGTCTTAGGCCCTTTGGTCACCGATGTGGCTCCGGGATATGATCATATTACATCAGCGATTGGCGGAGCTATCGCAGCTTCCAGCGGTGCGGACTTCCTCTGCTATGTCACCCCTGCGGAGCATCTTGGTTTGCCTACGGAGGAGGATGTCAAAGAAGGGGTGATCGCTGCCCGCATCGCAGCTCATGCAGCCGATCTGGTTAAAGGCATTAAAGGAGCCTGGGAATGGGATCTGGAAATGGCCAAAGCCCGCAAAGCCTTGGATTGGCCAAAACAAATCGAGCTGTCCATTGATCCGGAAAAAGCGGGGCGAATGCGAAAAGCCAAAAATGAAGACAGCCAGGAGCGCTGCACCATGTGCGGAAAATTCTGCGCCTATCAATTAATCAGCGACTATATGGGGACACCTTTTAAAGGCTGCTAA